The DNA segment TTACCGTGCTCGGCGCGATGGCGATGACCGAAGTCCCGGCTGGTCGTTCGGCGGTACTGGCATACACCACACCGCTGTGGGTGACGCCGATTGCCGTACTGTTTTTCAGAGAAAAACTTTCACGTCGCCAGCTGACCGGTACGCTGCTCGGTGGCGCAGGCGTCGTGGTTTTATTCAATCCCTTCACATTTAACTGGAGCGATCATGCGCTGGTGCTGGCCAACCTGATGCTGCTGACTGCATCGTTCACCTGGGCAATGTGTATTTTTCACCTGCGTTATCACAAAGGTGTGTGCAGCGCCTATCAGCTGGCACCCTGGCAGATGTTGCTGGCCAGCGTGCCGCTTATCGTAATGGCCCGCGTTGTCGAAGGTCCATATGACGGCGACGGTTCGGTGTCGTTAATCGAAACGCTGCTATTCATGGGACCGTTCGCCACCGCATTTTGCTTTGTGGCGGTGAACGCTGCCAGCATGTGGCTGTCGAGCACCAGTATGTCCACCGCGATGTTGGGTGTACCGGTTATCGGCCTGCTGATGTCGGTGGTTTTCCTCGGTGAACATCTGACGTTAACGCTGGCGGCAGGGTTGTTAATTATTTCGTCAGGCATTTTAATTGTGACGGTGAAATCCTCGAAGCGCAGGGCGAGACGCATCAGCATCACCGGAAAAAATGAAGCGGTCGGTGAAAATACTTAAGCTATTTCATCTTCTGTGCGAGCCGTGCTGGCGCGCTTCGCTGGCGCAGTAATTACGATCAGGCATCCCAAAATCAGCCCGATGCCGACCCAGCCCATCACCGGCAGCCTTTCGCCGACGATCAACACAGCGAGTACCGCCGCGACGGCGGGTTCGAGCAGGGTAATGGTGGTGGCGAGGCTGGCGGGAATACGCGCCAGCCCGTAGCCGTAACAGACGTAGCCGATAAACATCGGGATCAGCGCCATATAAATGCCGACGGCGGCGTTATTTATAGATGCCAGCAGCGGCGCGCCGGTGGCAAAAAGTACCGGCATCAGCAGGATCCCGCCGAGACCGAAGGTGGCGCCCATCGCCGTGCGCGAGGGAATGCGGCGCTGCATCAGACGACGTGCCGCCCAGGAATAGAGGGCATACGTCAGACCGGCGAGCAGGCCGAGGGCGATGCCGAAGATGACATCCGATTGCTGAGCGGTTGAGGTGTGGTTGGTGCTTTCCGCCAGACACAGCAGCACCATGCCGATGACACCCACCGCCGCGCCGGTCATCCAGCGACGTGTGAGCCGTTGTCCGTCGAGACAATATTCGATCAGCGCCGAAAGCAATGGGGCGGATCCGATGGATATGACCGTGCCGACCGTCACGCCCGCGAGGTGCATGGAGGCGTAAAACGCCAGTGGATAGACGCCCACCGCCAGCGCCCCGGTCAGCAACATGCCGCCGTTCTGGCGCAGAGTGACGCGGCTTCTGATAATGCCACGCAAAGCGATCAGCGCCTGTAACAATCCGCCGATGCCCATTGCCACCGCGCCGATGGCAACCGGGCTGACCTCAGGTGCAAATGTTGCCGCCGTGCCCGTGGTTCCCCACAATAATGCGGCGATCAGTACGCCGCCCATGCCTGACATGCTGTCCCGCTGATTCATCCTTCGAACGCCTCCATCATGTCTGCGGCCATCGCCATCGCCTGCCGGACGCATTCGCCGTTGCCTTCCAGTCCGGCGCGGGACATCGCTCCTTCCAGCAGGAAGGAAAAGTGACGTGCCATCCACCGCGCCTTTGCTTCGTCAGCGCCCGTCATGGCGAGAAGGTGAGTTGTCAGGATCGATTCAACCTGTTCTTTATGCCCGCGCACTGCGACTCTGCCCGGTGCACCGGCTGGCAGTTCCGCCGCGGCGTTGAGCAATCCGCACCCGCGAAAACCACGTTCATAGGCAAATTCTGCATGGTCTTCGTAGGCAAGAAACACCGCCATCACGCCTTCTTTGGGCGTCGAGGCCTGTTGCACACGGCTGGCATACAGCGCCAGCCATTCGTCGTGGCGGATCTCAAGGTATGTCGCCACCAGTTCGGCTTTCGATTCAAAATTGTTATAGAGGCTTTTCTTGGCCACGCCGGCTCTTTTCACAATGGCATCGATGCCCGTTGCGGCGATGCCATCGTTATAAAACAACACTCTGGCCGCGCCGAGCAGACGATCGCGTGCGCTTTCCGTCGGGGATTCGGGTAATGACATGGCGGTGTTCTTCCTGTTGAAATTACTTGTAGGTATACCAGTCTACCTACTCATAAAAAATTATGAAAGAGGGCGGCGAGGTGGGTTAACCGTGCCTTTACTGTGGGAAAGAGACATAATCCGGTAAAAGCCCTTTCGGGACAGCAGGTTGACGCTGTCAGGCAGAGCAGTATGTCGTTAACTTTGAGAAGGAGTAAATCATGCTTCATGAGTGGCTAAATGCTTTACACGTTATTGCCGGGGTGTTGTGGATTGGGGGGATGATGGGGATGGCGATGGTTTTTGTGGTCAGTGGACAATCCGCTGCTCCTGAGTCCAGCCGTTCCGCATTGCTCGATTATGTCCGCAAATGGAACCGTTGCGTCACCAGCCCGGCGATGATCTTGCTGTGGATCGCGGGGATCTGGATGATTATCAGCTACGGCAAATTCCCGCACGCGTGGCTGTTGATCAAAATGGTCGTCGTGGTGCTGCTTTCCGCCATTCACGGCATGCTTTCCGGCGAACTTCGCCGCCGCGCCACCGGCCAGCCGACCAAAGATTTTGCCATTCTGCGTAAGGCCTCCGGAATTATTGTCGCCGCCGTGGTAGTGATCTTGGTGCTGGCGGTGGTAAGACCGTTCTAAATTAAGAACCCATTTCTATAAAACAAAAATCCACGCTCCGTCGTGGATTTTTTGTGTCTATCCCCGCCGTGTATGCAGCGGCCCCACGACCTGTATCCCGCGCTGCAACTTCTCGCTATTACCCTGATAATCCAGCAAAAGGATCGCAATAAACAGGGTGTCCAGCAGGTTGAGCTGAACGATGCGCGCCACGGCATTTTGCCCTAAAAGCGGGCAGCTCATCGCCGGGCTGAAGATCGACAAATCGGCGCACTGCGACAGCGGCGAGACATTATCGTTGGTGATACAAATCACTTTGGCGCGGTTCTTTTTGGCTATTTCAACCGCCTGCAATAACTCACGCGTATCACCGGACTGGGAGATGACGATGATAACGTCCTGCTTTCTGGGTACCGCCGGACTATTTCGGGGTGACAAGACCTATGCTCAGGCCATGCAAATCCTCAGGGAAAAAGCCGGAGCCCAATTGCACACCGACTCCCTTCGGCGCGGGTAATGCTTATCTTACCGGTTATGCAGTGTGCAACGGCCTTCCCAAAGGGAGGCCGTTTTCTTTTGGCTTTTGATGATGGGTGCTTTGTTACACTCTGGCACAATGCAGTCTTTCCGGCACAGGTTAAAATAGCGGTTTAACACCCGCTGAGCTGTTGATTTTACAATGAAATGGTTAACCAAAAATGCTGTTTTGTTCTCTGTTAAAACCTGTATTGCGGCATTTTTAGCTTTATATATCGCACTTGAACTCAATCTCGATAAACCGGCGTGGTCGATGGTGTCGGTGTATGTCATCTCACAGCTCTATTCTGCGTCAACACTTTCCAAAGCAACGTACCGCTTTCTTGGTACCGTGCTGGGTGGACTGTTTATTTTCCTGGTCTATCCGTTTACCGTCACTGACCCGATATTGTTCAGCTTCAGCGTGTCGCTATGGGTGGCGTTCTGTTTGTATCTTTCGTTGCATGACCGTACCCCTAAGGGCTACGTGTTTATGCTGGCGGGATACAGCGCGGCGATTATGGGTTTCGCGGATGTGGATACGCCACTGTCCATCACTTATACGGTGATTTCCCGCGTCGAAGAAATCACGGTGGCGATCCTGTGCAGTACGCTGATCCACATGCTGGTGTTCCCGGTGAAGATGCGTAATCTGCTGGAGAACAGCGTCAGCAACTGGTACGGCGGTGCGAAAAAACTCTGCAACGAGCTGCTGACCGTACAGGGCAAAGAACCGTCCCCGGAGCGCGAACACATTCTGGTGCAGATGGCGAATTATCCGGTAAATGTCGAAGCGCTGATCACCCACTGCGTGTTTGAAGGGGATTCCGCGCGCAGACTGATCCGTCTGGTGTCAGCGCAGTATCAGCATCTGTCGTATCTTATCCCGACACTGACGGCCATCGAGAAACGCCTCAGCCTGCTGGCTGAACAGGGCATCGCGTTCCCGGATTTTGTGTCAGAGACCTTCAGTCAGTTTTTGCTGTGGCTTAACAGCCCTGAGCAGAGCGGCAATGCGCAGGCGATTCAGGCGGAGATCCGCGTCTCGCAGGTGCGCATCAAAACGCTGTATGATCGTGGTGACATGAGCGCCGAAGAAGGGTTGCTGCTGATCGGCCTGCTGGAACGTTTGCAGAATTTCATCCAGATCGCAGAATCCTATTTCGGGGTGAGTGAAAGAGTCAGTCAGGTGAGTAATGACAAAAAATCTGGCAAGCTGAAGCTGTTCAGGCGTCATAAAGATGAAGGGATGATCCTGCTTTCGGCTTTCAGCGCCTTTGTCGCGACCATGGTCGGCTGCGTATTCTGGATAGGCACCGGCTGGCGCGATGGTGCATCTGCACCGATGATGGCGGCCGTCATCTGTTCGTTTTTTGCCTCCCTCGACAGCCCGATCTCCTCGATACACGTCTTTTTAAAAGGCGTGCTGATTGCCATCGTCATCAGCTTTATCTACGCGGCAGTATTTATCCCGATGGCCGAGACGTTTGAAGCCCTGGTGATCTGCCTCGCGCCCGGTTTGTTGGCGCTGGGGCTGGTAATTGCCAGACCCTCCACCAACTTTATCGGGCTGATTATCGCCACGCAGATCCCCGGCTTTATCGGTATGAGCCATGATTTCAAACCTGATCTGCTGGTGATTGTGAATGCGGCGATTTCGACGATTGTCGGGATTGTGATTGCGCTGCTGACCACGGCGTTAATTCGCAATAAACGTCCATCGTGGACTGCCAAACGTGCCCTGCGTAAGGGCATCAAAGAACTGCTGCAATTCACCAACGAGGTTAAAATCAATGCGTCCTCGCTGCTGTCGCGCCAGCAATACGTTGCCAGTATGCTGGATAAAGTGAATATTATTCTGCCGCGCAATAAAATTGATCCTATCCCCAACGTCGCACTGGGCGGTAACTTAATTACTGAGATTTGGCTGGGAGTAAATTGCTACGATTTTTACGCCCGCCATCAGGATATTTTGCGCAGCCACGCCTTTGAGGCCGACAGTCTGATGTATGAAATTAATACTTATCTGAAGTCACGGCTGAAAAATATTTATATCGGCCCGCCGTCAGCGTTATTAGCAGAATTAAACCGGTCGCTTATCGAACTGGAAAAACTCTGTCGCGGCGATATGCAACTGTTCGCTCCGTTATTCCATCTGTTTAATATCCGCCTGGCGCTTTACCCGATGGAAAGATGGCCGGTGTGAGATGATGGCGTAAGCGCAGCATAAAAAAATCCACGCTTTCGCGTGGATTTTCGTTTCTGACAGGCTGTGCTCTGGATCAGAACATCATGACCATCCACGGGTAGGCGATAAGCATCATGCCGCCGAGGAAGATGGCACCGAAGATGGTGCCAAGACGCCAGTAGTCTTTGGTTGGAAGATAGCCGCTGCCGTAGTAAATCGGACTAGGGCCGGTACCGTACGGGGTGATGATGCCCATCACGCCCAGCGAGGTCACCATCATCAGGCAGTAAACCGGCATGTTGATGCCCGGAATGGCTGCTGCGATAGTCAGCATCGCCGGTAACAGGGCGGTAGTGTGCGCGGTGGTACTGGCGAATAAATAGTGCAGCAGGAAGAAGGCAATCAGCAACATCACTGCGGCGACTTGCGGATCGAATCCATCCAGCAGTTGCCCACCTTCCTTACCCAGCCAGGCGATAAAGCCGACGCGTGCCAGACCGTCTGCCAGCGCAACCAGCGTGGCAAACCACGCGAAAGTGTTCCAGGCCGGTTTGTTGCTGACAATGTCGTTCCAGTTCAGTACGCCGGTCCATAACATCAGTACGACGACCAGCAACGCGGCCAGTGCCGGTTCGATCCACGCGGCGGCAAAAATCCACATCAGCAGCGCTGAACAGACGAAGATCAGCAGCAGGATTTCGTTACGCGACAGCTTGCCCAGCTTTTCCAGCTCACTTTTGGCCCAGCGCGGCACTTCATCGTTGATCTTCACTTCTGGCGGATAGAACCAGTAGGCCAGCAACGGCATAGTGAGGATCAGCAATACGCCGAGCGGCAGGAAGGCGAGGAACCACATGCCCCAGGAGATTTCAAAACCGGTGATGCTTTTAACCAGCGCCAGTGCGAGCAGATTCGGTGCCAGCGCCGAGAGGAACATCGAGCTGGTGATACAGGCCGCAGTGATCGCCACCCACATCAGATAAGAACCGATTTTCCGCGCGCTCGGGTCGTTAGGCTTTGAACCGTACAGCGGCGGCAGGTTGGCGATAATCGGGTAGATGGTCCCGCCGCTTCGTGCGGTGTTGGAAGGGGTGAAAGGCGCGAGCAGCAGATCGGCGAAGGTGATGGCGTAGCCGAGCGTCAGACTACGGCGGCCAAGGTATTTCACCAGAATCAGCGCCAGCCGGCGGCCAAACTGTGTTTTGTCATAACCGGCCGCGAACATAAATGCGCCGAAAATCAGCCACACCGTTGAGTTACCAAATCCGCTGACTGCCCATTTAAATGCCTCACCGGCCATTTTAAATTTCGGGTCGGCGACTTCGGCCGGACTGAACAACAGCCACTGGCTGAACAGGGCGATGACCACCACGCCAGTCAGGCCGATCACAGCACCTGGTAACGGCTCGAAAATCAGACCGACAATGACTCCGACGAAGATGGCAAAGAAGTGCCACGCGTAAGGATTAAGCCCTGATGGCACCGGTGTCAGCAGCAAAATCACCGCCACCAGCACCGGAAGGAACAGCATGATCAAACGTTTCTTTAGTCCCGCAGAGGCTGGAGCGGCCTTCGCGGGATCATTCAAAGCGGATGTGGGTTTCATAGTTTTTTCTGCCCGTTATTAAAAATGAGCTTTACGCCCGGATCTTTATGTTGACGTTATCTGGAACTTTTTGTATTGAACTGCTGCGGTAATATTTCACGATGGCATCTGAAATATATTAATTTCTCTTGTGGACAGGCTGACGTATTACTGAAAGATAAGGATCGTATACCACAGGGGATATTATCCTTCCCCAGTTTCATTCCCATTTATGACATTAACATTACTTTGTGTGTGGTTATATTTTTGACCAAAAAGCCTGCTTTATGAAATGTAGAGTAAATTTCTGGTAAAGACAAACTGAGGGTATAACCTGCTGATTTTGTTCGGATGAATTCCCATGTTAATCAAAAGTTGATTTTTGTCAACTCATGGTTAACAATTGGAGGGATATTTGCGTCAATGCTGAGTAATTAAACAACTCCAGTCCATCAGATGTTTATAACGACACTGTCTCTTCTATAAAAGAAAGCATTTTAAATTTATCACCTGCACCGGATAACTTAATTTAGCGGTAAGTCATTCGCCCACGAAAAAAATCAAAGCGTTTACATTTTGGAGTCGATCACAATGAATAAGCTCACCCCGGTTCTTAATCCTCTTACCTTGCCCAACGGCGCGGTGCTGAAAAACCGCCTGCTGATGGCACCGATGACCACCTGTACCGGCTTCTACGACGGTACGGTGACCAGTGAACTGGTGGAGTATTACCGCGACCGTGCTGGCAGCATTGGAACAATCATCGTTGAGTGTTGTTTCATTGATCGCATGGGCCCGGCATTTCCCGGCGCGATTGCCATCGACAGCGACAACAAAATTCCCGGCCTGAAAAAAATCGCCGATGCCATTAAATCCAAAGGTTCGAAAGCGGTTTTGCAGATCTATCACGGCGGGCGTATGGTCGAGCCGGAGCTGATTGGCGGCAGAACGCCGGTTGCACCCAGTGCGCTGGCGGCACCTCGTGAAGGCGCAACCACGCCGAAAGAGCTGAGCGGCGAAGAAGTCGACGTAATGATCACCAAATTTGGTGATGCGGTGAACCGTGCTATCAAAGCCGGATTTGACGGTGTCGAAATTCACGGCGCAAACACTTACCTTATTCAACAGTTCTATTCGCCGAACTCCAACCAGCGTACCGATAAATGGGGCGGCGACCGTGAGAAGCGCACGACCTTCCCGATGGAAGTCCTCGAGATCACCCACAAAATGGCGGATCGCTTCGCCGACGACCATTTCATTATCGGATACCGCTTCTCGCCGGAAGAGCTTGAAGTGCCAGGCATTCGCTTTGATGACACCATGTACCTGCTGGAGAAACTCGCCGCGCGCGGGCTGGACTACGTGCATTTCTCCGTCGGGCAGCTGTTGCGTCCTTCTATTGTCGATACCACTGACCCGACGCCGCTTATCACCAAATTCCGTGCGATGCGCTCTGAGACCCTGGCAAAAGTGCCGGTGATTGGCGTCGGTGGTGTGGTGAATAAAGCCGATGCGGAGAAAGCACTGGAGTACGGTTTTGATCTGGTGGCGGTGGGTAAAGCGTGCATCGCTTATCCGGACTGGGCCGATCGCATCATTAATAACGATCATCTGGAACTGTTCATCGACAGCAACAAGCGCGAAGAACTGAACATTCCGGAACCACTGTGGCGTTTCTCACTGGTGGACGCCATGATCCGCGACACCAGCACCACCGGCCGTAAATACAAAGCCGGGGTGTATCAGGAAAAAGTCGAAGCCGAAGCGCTGAAGCTGAAAATTAGCGTGACGCTCGATACCGACCGTATCACCGATATTTCTTTGGTGAAAGACGACACGCTGGATGTCGATTTCACCACCACCTTTGAACAGCTGCGTTCGCGCATTCTGGTCGCCAACAGCCCGCATGTCGATGCCATCACCGGCGCGACCACGCAGAGTGAGGCGCTGAAGAAAGCGGTTTCACGCGCGCTGACCACCTCGAGTAAAGAGCACGTCATCGAGGAAGGCGGTAATCCGCAGGCACCGCAAAATTACGACGTGGTGATCGTCGGCAGCGGCGGCGCGGGGCTGGCAGCGGCGATTCAGGCGCATGACGAAGGTGCTCATGTCGTCATCATCGAGAAAATGCCGACCATTGGCGGCAACACCATTAAAGCTTCGGTGGGGATGAATGCGGCAGAGACTCG comes from the Enterobacteriaceae bacterium Kacie_13 genome and includes:
- a CDS encoding SIS domain-containing protein — protein: MSPRNSPAVPRKQDVIIVISQSGDTRELLQAVEIAKKNRAKVICITNDNVSPLSQCADLSIFSPAMSCPLLGQNAVARIVQLNLLDTLFIAILLLDYQGNSEKLQRGIQVVGPLHTRRG
- a CDS encoding FUSC family protein, whose product is MKWLTKNAVLFSVKTCIAAFLALYIALELNLDKPAWSMVSVYVISQLYSASTLSKATYRFLGTVLGGLFIFLVYPFTVTDPILFSFSVSLWVAFCLYLSLHDRTPKGYVFMLAGYSAAIMGFADVDTPLSITYTVISRVEEITVAILCSTLIHMLVFPVKMRNLLENSVSNWYGGAKKLCNELLTVQGKEPSPEREHILVQMANYPVNVEALITHCVFEGDSARRLIRLVSAQYQHLSYLIPTLTAIEKRLSLLAEQGIAFPDFVSETFSQFLLWLNSPEQSGNAQAIQAEIRVSQVRIKTLYDRGDMSAEEGLLLIGLLERLQNFIQIAESYFGVSERVSQVSNDKKSGKLKLFRRHKDEGMILLSAFSAFVATMVGCVFWIGTGWRDGASAPMMAAVICSFFASLDSPISSIHVFLKGVLIAIVISFIYAAVFIPMAETFEALVICLAPGLLALGLVIARPSTNFIGLIIATQIPGFIGMSHDFKPDLLVIVNAAISTIVGIVIALLTTALIRNKRPSWTAKRALRKGIKELLQFTNEVKINASSLLSRQQYVASMLDKVNIILPRNKIDPIPNVALGGNLITEIWLGVNCYDFYARHQDILRSHAFEADSLMYEINTYLKSRLKNIYIGPPSALLAELNRSLIELEKLCRGDMQLFAPLFHLFNIRLALYPMERWPV
- a CDS encoding DASS family sodium-coupled anion symporter, coding for MKPTSALNDPAKAAPASAGLKKRLIMLFLPVLVAVILLLTPVPSGLNPYAWHFFAIFVGVIVGLIFEPLPGAVIGLTGVVVIALFSQWLLFSPAEVADPKFKMAGEAFKWAVSGFGNSTVWLIFGAFMFAAGYDKTQFGRRLALILVKYLGRRSLTLGYAITFADLLLAPFTPSNTARSGGTIYPIIANLPPLYGSKPNDPSARKIGSYLMWVAITAACITSSMFLSALAPNLLALALVKSITGFEISWGMWFLAFLPLGVLLILTMPLLAYWFYPPEVKINDEVPRWAKSELEKLGKLSRNEILLLIFVCSALLMWIFAAAWIEPALAALLVVVLMLWTGVLNWNDIVSNKPAWNTFAWFATLVALADGLARVGFIAWLGKEGGQLLDGFDPQVAAVMLLIAFFLLHYLFASTTAHTTALLPAMLTIAAAIPGINMPVYCLMMVTSLGVMGIITPYGTGPSPIYYGSGYLPTKDYWRLGTIFGAIFLGGMMLIAYPWMVMMF
- a CDS encoding TetR family transcriptional regulator, which codes for MSLPESPTESARDRLLGAARVLFYNDGIAATGIDAIVKRAGVAKKSLYNNFESKAELVATYLEIRHDEWLALYASRVQQASTPKEGVMAVFLAYEDHAEFAYERGFRGCGLLNAAAELPAGAPGRVAVRGHKEQVESILTTHLLAMTGADEAKARWMARHFSFLLEGAMSRAGLEGNGECVRQAMAMAADMMEAFEG
- a CDS encoding flavocytochrome c, coding for MNKLTPVLNPLTLPNGAVLKNRLLMAPMTTCTGFYDGTVTSELVEYYRDRAGSIGTIIVECCFIDRMGPAFPGAIAIDSDNKIPGLKKIADAIKSKGSKAVLQIYHGGRMVEPELIGGRTPVAPSALAAPREGATTPKELSGEEVDVMITKFGDAVNRAIKAGFDGVEIHGANTYLIQQFYSPNSNQRTDKWGGDREKRTTFPMEVLEITHKMADRFADDHFIIGYRFSPEELEVPGIRFDDTMYLLEKLAARGLDYVHFSVGQLLRPSIVDTTDPTPLITKFRAMRSETLAKVPVIGVGGVVNKADAEKALEYGFDLVAVGKACIAYPDWADRIINNDHLELFIDSNKREELNIPEPLWRFSLVDAMIRDTSTTGRKYKAGVYQEKVEAEALKLKISVTLDTDRITDISLVKDDTLDVDFTTTFEQLRSRILVANSPHVDAITGATTQSEALKKAVSRALTTSSKEHVIEEGGNPQAPQNYDVVIVGSGGAGLAAAIQAHDEGAHVVIIEKMPTIGGNTIKASVGMNAAETRFQKIKGIEDSKELFYEETLKGGKFKNNPQLLREFVELAPEAIEWLAAKDIELNDITITGGMSIDRTHRPEDRSAVGGFLISGLVKNINKRDIEVLLETSVAEILYENGAVTGVKVVDEYNDSRILNAKSVIVATGGFSANREMVVKYRPELDGFVTTNHKGATGSGIAMLQKIGADTVDMGEIQIHPTVEQTTSYLISESIRGGGAILVSQAGKRFYNEMETRDKVSAEIIALPEKSAWVIFDEQVRANNKAADEYIAKGFVLSAPTPEELAVKLNMNPVALTETLERYNLFVVEKKDEDFGRTTALRHPLNQGPFFAIRIAPGVHHTMGGVVINTDTAVLDAQKQPITGAWAAGEVAGGIHGANRIGGNAVADIIIFGILAGRNAAALAKR
- a CDS encoding EamA family transporter — its product is MSGMGGVLIAALLWGTTGTAATFAPEVSPVAIGAVAMGIGGLLQALIALRGIIRSRVTLRQNGGMLLTGALAVGVYPLAFYASMHLAGVTVGTVISIGSAPLLSALIEYCLDGQRLTRRWMTGAAVGVIGMVLLCLAESTNHTSTAQQSDVIFGIALGLLAGLTYALYSWAARRLMQRRIPSRTAMGATFGLGGILLMPVLFATGAPLLASINNAAVGIYMALIPMFIGYVCYGYGLARIPASLATTITLLEPAVAAVLAVLIVGERLPVMGWVGIGLILGCLIVITAPAKRASTARTEDEIA